In Levilactobacillus brevis, the genomic window CCACGGCGTCTGTCCAACGGGATTTGCTCGTTAAACGAGGGCGAATTGCGGTTGTGCATGAGCTGTGACATGGAAATTGATCCCGATGGTCACGTCGTCAAGCACCGGATTCATCCGTCCGTAATGCGGTCGAAGGCCCGAATGACTTACACGGCCGTTAACCAAATCTTGGAAGCTCACGATCCCGTAACCATGGATCGGTACAAGGCCCTCGTGCCAATGTTTGAACAAATGGGTGACTTACACCGGATCTTGGTTAAGCAACGGAAGCGTCGTGGAGCCATTGACTTTGATGATCGCGAAGCCGAAATCATCGTGGATGACAAGGGTCACGCCATCGATGTTAAGTTGCGGACGCGGGGCATGGCTGAGCGGATGATCGAATCCTTCATGTTGGCGGCCAACGAAACGGTTGCGGAACACTACTTCCGCGCCAAGGTGCCATTCCTGTACCGGGTTCACGAAACGCCAGATGGTGATCGTGTCCGGAGCTTCTTCGAATTCTTGACGGCCTTCGGGATTAACGTCAAGGGTGATCCTAACCACTTGCGGCCAAAGATGCTACAAGGTATCTTAAAGCAGGTTGCTGGTAAGCCGGAAGAAGCCATGGTTTCCGTGATGATGTTGCGGAGTCTAAAGCAGGCGCGGTATGCCGATCAATCCCTGGGTCACTTTGGCTTGGGTGCCGAGTTCTACACTCACTTTACGTCGCCAATTCGGCGGTATCCTGATACCATGGTTCACCGGATGATTCATTATTACGAAGACCACGGGATCAACGACGCCAGCAAGGAAAAGTTTGCCCCAATCTTGGAAGAGATCGGTGTGCACACGTCTGAAGCTGAACGGCGGGCGATTGATGCCGAACGGGATACCAACGACATGAAGATGGCCGAATACATGGCCGACCATGTTGGTGAAGAGTTCGACGCCGTGGTTAGCTCCGTCATGAAGTTTGGGATGTTCGTAGAGCTACCAAACACCATTGAAGGGCTGATTCACATCAGTCGGATGCAGGATGACTACTATGAATACGTCGAAAAGTACCTGGCCTTAGTGGGTCGGAATACGCGGCGGACGTACAAGATTGGCCAGAAGATTCGGGTCAAGGTCATTCATGTTGACAAGGAACAAAGCGAAATTGATTTTGAATTGTTGAACCCAGAGGATGCCCCAGTTAGCGATCTGCTACCAAAGAGAGAGCACCGTTCACGCGGTGGTCGCAATGGGAATTTCCACGGTCGCAACAATAATAACAATCATAGTGGTAACGGCAACCAACACGGTGGTAACCGAAATGGCAATCATCGTAATGGGAACCAACGGTCGACCAACCAACACGGCAATGGCAACCATCGTAATGCGAACAATGGGGGTCAACACCGTAATTCACAGGGTGGCCGACACTAAGCGAGGTGACAGCACTTGGCTAAGAAAAAGTCTAAAAAAACGCCGGATAACGTGCTCGCCCAGAACCGTAAGGCCCGTCACGATTACTTTGTGACGGAAACGGTCGAGGCGGGACTCGTGCTGACTGGAACCGAGATTAAATCGATTCGAGAACGGCGGATTAATTTACAAGATGGATTTGCGCAGATTCGCAATAGCGAAGCGTGGTTGATGAACGTCCATATCAATGAGTACGTTCAGGGAAACCGGTTCAACCACGATCCGTTGCGGAATCGCAAACTGTTATTGCACAAGAAACAAATTCACCGGCTCGGGCTAGCAGCCCAGGATAAGGGGGTCACCCTGATTCCGCTCAAGGTTTATCTGAAGCATGGTTTTGCCAAGGTACTCATTGGGGTTGCTCACGGGAAACGGGAATTTGATAAACGTGAAACCATCAAGCGGCGTGAACAAGACCGGCAAATTGCCCGGGTCATGAAGCGT contains:
- the smpB gene encoding SsrA-binding protein SmpB — translated: MAKKKSKKTPDNVLAQNRKARHDYFVTETVEAGLVLTGTEIKSIRERRINLQDGFAQIRNSEAWLMNVHINEYVQGNRFNHDPLRNRKLLLHKKQIHRLGLAAQDKGVTLIPLKVYLKHGFAKVLIGVAHGKREFDKRETIKRREQDRQIARVMKRY
- the rnr gene encoding ribonuclease R — protein: MQDNLKSDLTAFFRAHSDQNYTVEDISDALHYHGSAAFKLIVQELAQLERDGLVQVTEHGHFQLDPSQRTLTGIFHGNDKGFGFVAYDENKVEPDAYIAPNNTLRALNGDTVKIEIVRAGDPRSGKGPEGKVTEIVEHHYEQVVGEFMQTDDDAGYLGQVRLTDKKVMKYKFYVTNVGLNPTPGEVVTAEITEYPNDVHPDAMVGIAKQVIGSVDDPGIDILQIVYQHNIPSEFPEEVMQAADEIPDHVLPEEMKGREDITDQDLVTIDGESSKDLDDAVTVWKLDNGNYHLGVHIADVSHYVQEDSILDKEAYKRGTSVYLTDRVIPMLPRRLSNGICSLNEGELRLCMSCDMEIDPDGHVVKHRIHPSVMRSKARMTYTAVNQILEAHDPVTMDRYKALVPMFEQMGDLHRILVKQRKRRGAIDFDDREAEIIVDDKGHAIDVKLRTRGMAERMIESFMLAANETVAEHYFRAKVPFLYRVHETPDGDRVRSFFEFLTAFGINVKGDPNHLRPKMLQGILKQVAGKPEEAMVSVMMLRSLKQARYADQSLGHFGLGAEFYTHFTSPIRRYPDTMVHRMIHYYEDHGINDASKEKFAPILEEIGVHTSEAERRAIDAERDTNDMKMAEYMADHVGEEFDAVVSSVMKFGMFVELPNTIEGLIHISRMQDDYYEYVEKYLALVGRNTRRTYKIGQKIRVKVIHVDKEQSEIDFELLNPEDAPVSDLLPKREHRSRGGRNGNFHGRNNNNNHSGNGNQHGGNRNGNHRNGNQRSTNQHGNGNHRNANNGGQHRNSQGGRH